In one window of Amblyomma americanum isolate KBUSLIRL-KWMA chromosome 9, ASM5285725v1, whole genome shotgun sequence DNA:
- the LOC144105204 gene encoding uncharacterized protein LOC144105204 — METVSASGETEWVTALSVVEVRPPNDQSAPQADSHGLLVALRRGTEEPGDGEKLRQEPEENSWLNMVPPLVIGFLIIASSTAFVLSGPLQHREAVSSPQPEEAARIGAKDFVLPALEDETASNDSLHSETGAGGAEETRSIAAVPGPWKWTYPV, encoded by the exons CGGTGTCCGCAAGCGGGGAAACTGAATGGGTGACCGCCTTGAGCGTTGTGGAAGTCAGGCCACCAAACGATCAGTCGGCACCACAAGCTGACTCTCACGGTCTGCTTGTCGCACTTCGGCGAGGGACGGAAGAACCGGGCGACGGCGAAAAACTGCGCCAGGAGCCCGAAGAAAAC TCCTGGCTCAACATGGTTCCGCCCCTGGTGATCGGGTTTCTGATCATTGCCTCCTCTACCGCCTTCGTGCTGTCTGGCCCACTTCAACATCGAGAGGCCGTGTCGTCACCTCAACCCGAAGAGGCTGCCAGGATCGGGGCCAAAGATTTCGTCTTGCCAGCCCTGGAGGACGAAACGGCCAGCAACGACTCCTTGCACAGCGAAACCGGCGCCGGTGGAGCAGAGGAGACGAGATCCATTGCGGCAGTGCCCGGACCGTGGAAGTGGACATATCCAGTGTAA